The Diprion similis isolate iyDipSimi1 chromosome 11, iyDipSimi1.1, whole genome shotgun sequence genome includes a region encoding these proteins:
- the LOC124412128 gene encoding cholecystokinin receptor type A-like isoform X2: MSSPRFSSSDLGPSIVRGIALGQQSLDQPSSTARTRFSTVNETVSPTVPSSGGTDGGDFLEGLIVPLYATIFVLAVIGNLLVVITLAKNKRMRTVTNVYLLNLALSDLLLGVFCIPFTLLGQMLKNFVFGTTMCRLIPYFQAVSVSVSVWTLVAISLERYFAICRPLKSRRWQTRCHACKMIAVVWAASLIWNAPILLVSSLKDISGGRQKCREDWPSIAAERAFNIFLDVILLIIPLIMMTLAYSLIVTKLRRREIQHSSSCQRQIQRTSSSATVNGSCRPNSCNETSSAKVIVTSLRQHRPLSSSEYLQGVRRTKSQGALAQDGVSRKPRQATSRRRAEAVKLWLMRGMVQIPSSGAPRVVACRSRSGTALSSSIHHRDKGVQIESENADESENSVGEEHHDTTYTFSRHAIRSNYMDKSIEAKKKVIVMLCVVMLTFFVCWTPLYVVHTWYLFAPNMVYKIVGRTGISLIQLLAYWSSCCNPFIYCYMNRNFRQAVKSVSYECWSAYCGCGNETIGGSGSAVRNGPHHGANSEVSGNDSTIYLGRASIMARTVVLLEAEDRV; this comes from the exons ATGTCGTCGCCAAGGTTTTCCAGTTCCGATCTCGGCCCGTCCATCGTCCGCGGAATAGCGCTGGGTCAACAAAGTCTAGATCAGCCTTCGTCGACGGCTCGCACCCGGTTTTCGACCGTCAACGAAACCGTTTCACCGACGGTACCGAGTTCCGGTGGCACCGACGGAGGCGACTTCCTTGAAGGATTGATCGTTCCTCTCTATGCGACGATATTCGTCCTGGCTGTCATCGGGAACTTGTTGGTCGTCATCACTCTCGCAAAAAACAAGAGGATGCGCACCGTGACCAACGTTTATCTGCTCAATTTG GCTCTATCAGACCTGCTGCTCGGTGTCTTTTGTATTCCGTTCACTCTCCTGGGACAAATGCTCAAGAATTTCGTATTTGGTACGACGATGTGCAGGCTGATACCCTACTTCCAAG CTGTTTCAGTTTCTGTGAGCGTATGGACGCTGGTCGCGATATCCCTGGAGAGGTACTTCGCAATTTGCAGACCGCTCAAGTCGCGCCGTTGGCAAACGCGGTGTCACGCCTGTAAGATGATCGCGGTTGTCTGGGCGGCTAGTCTCATCTGGAACGCTCCAATCCTGCTAGTTTCAAGCCTGAAGGATATCAGCGGTG GTCGACAAAAATGCAGAGAAGACTGGCCGAGCATCGCCGCTGAAAGAGCGTTTAATATATTTCTCGACGTGATACTGCTGATCATACCTCTGATCATGATGACGCTCGCGTATTCACTGATCGTGACGAAATTGCGACGACGAGAAATTCAGCACAGCTCAAGCTGCCAGAGGCAAA TCCAGCGGACGAGCTCGTCGGCTACGGTGAACGGATCCTGCCGACCCAATTCCTGCAACGAGACCAGCAGCGCCAAGGTGATCGTCACGTCCCTTAGACAGCACAGGCCACTCTCGTCCTCCGAGTACCTGCAAGGAGTTCGAAGGACGAAGTCGCAAGGAGCCCTGGCCCAGGACGGGGTGTCAAGGAAGCCCCGACAAGCGACGTCACGCCGAAGAGCCGAAGCGGTGAAGCTCTGGCTAATGAGAGGCATG GTGCAGATACCGAGCTCTGGAGCCCCGAGGGTCGTCGCCTGCAGGAGCAGGAGCGGAACAGCTCTGTCCTCGTCGATCCATCATCGCGACAAGGGGGTCCAAATCGAGTCCGAAAACGCCGACGAGTCCGAGAACTCCGTTGGCGAAGAGCATCACGACACCACCTACACCTTCAGCAGACACGCGATACGCAGCAACTACATGGACAAGAGCATCGAGGCTAAGAAGAAG GTGATCGTGATGCTCTGCGTGGTGATGCTGACCTTCTTCGTCTGCTGGACGCCGCTTTACGTGGTTCATACGTGGTACCTCTTCGCCCCCAATATGGTCTACAAGATCGTTGGGCGAACGGGAATCAGCCTGATCCAACTACTGGCTTACTGGTCGAGCTGCTGCAACCCGTTCATATACTGCTACATGAACCGAAACTTCAGACAGGCGGTGAAGAGCGTGTCCTACGAATGTTGGAG CGCTTACTGCGGATGCGGAAACGAAACTATCGGCGGCTCTGGAAGCGCTGTGCGCAATGGACCCCATCATGGTGCCAACAGCGAGGTGAGCGGTAACGACTCTACAATTTACCTGGGGCGGGCGTCCATCATGGCGAGAACCG TAGTCCTCCTCGAAGCGGAGGATCGTGTTTAG
- the LOC124412128 gene encoding cholecystokinin receptor type A-like isoform X1, with product MSSPRFSSSDLGPSIVRGIALGQQSLDQPSSTARTRFSTVNETVSPTVPSSGGTDGGDFLEGLIVPLYATIFVLAVIGNLLVVITLAKNKRMRTVTNVYLLNLALSDLLLGVFCIPFTLLGQMLKNFVFGTTMCRLIPYFQAVSVSVSVWTLVAISLERYFAICRPLKSRRWQTRCHACKMIAVVWAASLIWNAPILLVSSLKDISGGRQKCREDWPSIAAERAFNIFLDVILLIIPLIMMTLAYSLIVTKLRRREIQHSSSCQRQIQRTSSSATVNGSCRPNSCNETSSAKVIVTSLRQHRPLSSSEYLQGVRRTKSQGALAQDGVSRKPRQATSRRRAEAVKLWLMRGMVQIPSSGAPRVVACRSRSGTALSSSIHHRDKGVQIESENADESENSVGEEHHDTTYTFSRHAIRSNYMDKSIEAKKKVIVMLCVVMLTFFVCWTPLYVVHTWYLFAPNMVYKIVGRTGISLIQLLAYWSSCCNPFIYCYMNRNFRQAVKSVSYECWSAYCGCGNETIGGSGSAVRNGPHHGANSEVSGNDSTIYLGRASIMARTEVVLLEAEDRV from the exons ATGTCGTCGCCAAGGTTTTCCAGTTCCGATCTCGGCCCGTCCATCGTCCGCGGAATAGCGCTGGGTCAACAAAGTCTAGATCAGCCTTCGTCGACGGCTCGCACCCGGTTTTCGACCGTCAACGAAACCGTTTCACCGACGGTACCGAGTTCCGGTGGCACCGACGGAGGCGACTTCCTTGAAGGATTGATCGTTCCTCTCTATGCGACGATATTCGTCCTGGCTGTCATCGGGAACTTGTTGGTCGTCATCACTCTCGCAAAAAACAAGAGGATGCGCACCGTGACCAACGTTTATCTGCTCAATTTG GCTCTATCAGACCTGCTGCTCGGTGTCTTTTGTATTCCGTTCACTCTCCTGGGACAAATGCTCAAGAATTTCGTATTTGGTACGACGATGTGCAGGCTGATACCCTACTTCCAAG CTGTTTCAGTTTCTGTGAGCGTATGGACGCTGGTCGCGATATCCCTGGAGAGGTACTTCGCAATTTGCAGACCGCTCAAGTCGCGCCGTTGGCAAACGCGGTGTCACGCCTGTAAGATGATCGCGGTTGTCTGGGCGGCTAGTCTCATCTGGAACGCTCCAATCCTGCTAGTTTCAAGCCTGAAGGATATCAGCGGTG GTCGACAAAAATGCAGAGAAGACTGGCCGAGCATCGCCGCTGAAAGAGCGTTTAATATATTTCTCGACGTGATACTGCTGATCATACCTCTGATCATGATGACGCTCGCGTATTCACTGATCGTGACGAAATTGCGACGACGAGAAATTCAGCACAGCTCAAGCTGCCAGAGGCAAA TCCAGCGGACGAGCTCGTCGGCTACGGTGAACGGATCCTGCCGACCCAATTCCTGCAACGAGACCAGCAGCGCCAAGGTGATCGTCACGTCCCTTAGACAGCACAGGCCACTCTCGTCCTCCGAGTACCTGCAAGGAGTTCGAAGGACGAAGTCGCAAGGAGCCCTGGCCCAGGACGGGGTGTCAAGGAAGCCCCGACAAGCGACGTCACGCCGAAGAGCCGAAGCGGTGAAGCTCTGGCTAATGAGAGGCATG GTGCAGATACCGAGCTCTGGAGCCCCGAGGGTCGTCGCCTGCAGGAGCAGGAGCGGAACAGCTCTGTCCTCGTCGATCCATCATCGCGACAAGGGGGTCCAAATCGAGTCCGAAAACGCCGACGAGTCCGAGAACTCCGTTGGCGAAGAGCATCACGACACCACCTACACCTTCAGCAGACACGCGATACGCAGCAACTACATGGACAAGAGCATCGAGGCTAAGAAGAAG GTGATCGTGATGCTCTGCGTGGTGATGCTGACCTTCTTCGTCTGCTGGACGCCGCTTTACGTGGTTCATACGTGGTACCTCTTCGCCCCCAATATGGTCTACAAGATCGTTGGGCGAACGGGAATCAGCCTGATCCAACTACTGGCTTACTGGTCGAGCTGCTGCAACCCGTTCATATACTGCTACATGAACCGAAACTTCAGACAGGCGGTGAAGAGCGTGTCCTACGAATGTTGGAG CGCTTACTGCGGATGCGGAAACGAAACTATCGGCGGCTCTGGAAGCGCTGTGCGCAATGGACCCCATCATGGTGCCAACAGCGAGGTGAGCGGTAACGACTCTACAATTTACCTGGGGCGGGCGTCCATCATGGCGAGAACCG AAGTAGTCCTCCTCGAAGCGGAGGATCGTGTTTAG
- the LOC124412128 gene encoding vasopressin V1a receptor-like isoform X3 — protein sequence MSSPRFSSSDLGPSIVRGIALGQQSLDQPSSTARTRFSTVNETVSPTVPSSGGTDGGDFLEGLIVPLYATIFVLAVIGNLLVVITLAKNKRMRTVTNVYLLNLALSDLLLGVFCIPFTLLGQMLKNFVFGTTMCRLIPYFQGRQKCREDWPSIAAERAFNIFLDVILLIIPLIMMTLAYSLIVTKLRRREIQHSSSCQRQIQRTSSSATVNGSCRPNSCNETSSAKVIVTSLRQHRPLSSSEYLQGVRRTKSQGALAQDGVSRKPRQATSRRRAEAVKLWLMRGMVQIPSSGAPRVVACRSRSGTALSSSIHHRDKGVQIESENADESENSVGEEHHDTTYTFSRHAIRSNYMDKSIEAKKKVIVMLCVVMLTFFVCWTPLYVVHTWYLFAPNMVYKIVGRTGISLIQLLAYWSSCCNPFIYCYMNRNFRQAVKSVSYECWSAYCGCGNETIGGSGSAVRNGPHHGANSEVSGNDSTIYLGRASIMARTEVVLLEAEDRV from the exons ATGTCGTCGCCAAGGTTTTCCAGTTCCGATCTCGGCCCGTCCATCGTCCGCGGAATAGCGCTGGGTCAACAAAGTCTAGATCAGCCTTCGTCGACGGCTCGCACCCGGTTTTCGACCGTCAACGAAACCGTTTCACCGACGGTACCGAGTTCCGGTGGCACCGACGGAGGCGACTTCCTTGAAGGATTGATCGTTCCTCTCTATGCGACGATATTCGTCCTGGCTGTCATCGGGAACTTGTTGGTCGTCATCACTCTCGCAAAAAACAAGAGGATGCGCACCGTGACCAACGTTTATCTGCTCAATTTG GCTCTATCAGACCTGCTGCTCGGTGTCTTTTGTATTCCGTTCACTCTCCTGGGACAAATGCTCAAGAATTTCGTATTTGGTACGACGATGTGCAGGCTGATACCCTACTTCCAAG GTCGACAAAAATGCAGAGAAGACTGGCCGAGCATCGCCGCTGAAAGAGCGTTTAATATATTTCTCGACGTGATACTGCTGATCATACCTCTGATCATGATGACGCTCGCGTATTCACTGATCGTGACGAAATTGCGACGACGAGAAATTCAGCACAGCTCAAGCTGCCAGAGGCAAA TCCAGCGGACGAGCTCGTCGGCTACGGTGAACGGATCCTGCCGACCCAATTCCTGCAACGAGACCAGCAGCGCCAAGGTGATCGTCACGTCCCTTAGACAGCACAGGCCACTCTCGTCCTCCGAGTACCTGCAAGGAGTTCGAAGGACGAAGTCGCAAGGAGCCCTGGCCCAGGACGGGGTGTCAAGGAAGCCCCGACAAGCGACGTCACGCCGAAGAGCCGAAGCGGTGAAGCTCTGGCTAATGAGAGGCATG GTGCAGATACCGAGCTCTGGAGCCCCGAGGGTCGTCGCCTGCAGGAGCAGGAGCGGAACAGCTCTGTCCTCGTCGATCCATCATCGCGACAAGGGGGTCCAAATCGAGTCCGAAAACGCCGACGAGTCCGAGAACTCCGTTGGCGAAGAGCATCACGACACCACCTACACCTTCAGCAGACACGCGATACGCAGCAACTACATGGACAAGAGCATCGAGGCTAAGAAGAAG GTGATCGTGATGCTCTGCGTGGTGATGCTGACCTTCTTCGTCTGCTGGACGCCGCTTTACGTGGTTCATACGTGGTACCTCTTCGCCCCCAATATGGTCTACAAGATCGTTGGGCGAACGGGAATCAGCCTGATCCAACTACTGGCTTACTGGTCGAGCTGCTGCAACCCGTTCATATACTGCTACATGAACCGAAACTTCAGACAGGCGGTGAAGAGCGTGTCCTACGAATGTTGGAG CGCTTACTGCGGATGCGGAAACGAAACTATCGGCGGCTCTGGAAGCGCTGTGCGCAATGGACCCCATCATGGTGCCAACAGCGAGGTGAGCGGTAACGACTCTACAATTTACCTGGGGCGGGCGTCCATCATGGCGAGAACCG AAGTAGTCCTCCTCGAAGCGGAGGATCGTGTTTAG